AGGTGCCGGGCGTCTGCGACTGGCCGGTGAGGAAGGCGTCCGTGGAATAGTCCTGCGAGAGGACCTGGGCGCCGTCGCGGTAGACGGTCATGTGGCTGACGTTCTGGTAGGAGAACCCGCCCCAGGTGTCCGGCGAGCTGTCCTGAAGCGGGTTCAGCCCCAGCTCCACCGTGTCGCCGTCAGCGCAGGCCCGGCAATAGGTGGCAGCCTGGTACTGGCCGACCTGCGGGGTGAGCGGGCCGTGGCCCCAGGTGCGCCACGTCACGCCCGGACCGTTGTAGGCCGGCGCGTCGGTGCCGAAGATCGCGTACTGCGAATCGCGGGACGGCGGTTCCATGGCGACCGCGGGGGAGATGCTCACGCCGTCGAGCGGTGCGCTGTAGTACGTGGTCAGGTGCTCCGGCGTGGGGATGACGTAGCCGATGCCGAAGCCGCCGAGCGTCGGCCCGGAGAACGCGTTCATGTACAGGCCCTGATGGCCGGTGTTGCCGGGGTCGCTGTCGATGGTGTTGTGGACCGTGGCCAGTTTCGAGGCGTCGACCGGGAAGGTCTCGTCGGCGTCGATGTGGTCGGCGGCCGGGTACATCAGGTCGTAGCGGTAGGGGTCCGCGCTTCCGGCCGGGCTCGAACCGCCCCAGTCGACCAGCTGGTACGCGAAGCCGCCGACCTGCGCCGGCGCCGTGGGATTGACGTAGGTCGGTCCGTTGGAGTTCGACAACACGCCGGTGACCCGCCCCGTGAGATCGGTGCGGGTGAACTGGATGAGGTCGTCGTCGTTGACGGTGGGACGCGGCGTGGCCGCCAGCACCGGCACGGTCGCCAGGCGCTCGTCGGCGGTCACGGTGGTCACGCCGGTGTCGGCGACCGTGAAGTCGGTGTTCGTCACTATGCGCAGCGATGTGATGGTGTCCCCCGACGCGTCGAAGACGGGGAAGAAGGTGGTGGCCGAGTAGTGGCCGGCCGGCACCGCGAGCCGTGCCACGCCGTTGGTCAGCAGGATCGGGGGCAGGGAGACCTTGCTGGAGTCGTCCATGTTGAACAAGAAGGTCTGGCCGCTGGCCCCGGCCCCGTCCGTGTCCACGCCGTTGATCTGCAGGATGTGCAGCGGGTAGTACGGGACCGCCGCGGGTGCGGCGGCCGTTTCCAGGGTCGGAATCTCGTATTGCGACGCCACGAACTGCGCCGGCGCGGTCATGACCGAGTCGGGAATGACATAAGCGTGCTGTGGATTCGGCGCGTAGCGCACGGCCGGTACGGTCCTGCCGTCCGGGCCCAGCACCGTGACCATCGCGGCGGGGCCGGAACCGGTGACGAGGACCCGGTCACCGTTCGGCAGGGTACTGATCTGAGGCGCCGTCGCCGCATGGGCTTGCGGGACAGCCGTCTGCGCGACGGGTCGCGAAGCGGTCGCCGCGGCGGAGCCGGCGGCTGCCGTGGTCAGCGCCACGGCCATGGCCGCCGCCAGGAGCGGGACACGGTGGGTACGGGCTAGCACAAGTGGTTCCTCCAGATCGTCGGATCAACTCCGGCGTGGTGTGCCTTTCGAAGTACTGACGACCTGAGGGATGCGGTACGTTATACGTGTTCTTACATTCGGACCCTGTTTCTCGCATGCTGGGACGGCCGCCGCGCCGGTGACGACACGGTGGCGCAGCGAAATCGCCAGTGCCTAGGCGGCCGATGCCCAGTCGCGTAACCTGACGGATCGTGCGCAATGTCGTAGTCATCGGAGGCGGGATCATCGGTCTGGCCGTGGCCTGGGAGCTGACCGGGCGGGGGCTGGGCGTCACCGTGCTGGAGAAGGAGGCCGACTGGGCCGCGCACCAGACCGGCCACAACTCGAACGTCGTCCACGCCGGGCTCTACTACAAGCCCGGCTCGTTCAAGGCCCGCATGTCCGTCGCCGGCAACCGGTCCATCGTGGACTTCGCCCGGCGGTACGACGTGCCCGTCGAGGTGTGCGGGAAGCTCGTCGTCGCGACCGGGCAGGAGGAGATCCCGGCGCTGGACGTGCTGGCCGAGCGGGCCGTGGCCAACGGCGTGCCGGCGAAGCGGATCACGCCGGCCGAGGCGCGGGAGTACGAGCCGGAGGTCTCGTGCGTCGCCGCGCTGCGCGTGGAGTCCACCGGGATCATCGACTACCCGGGCGTCTGCGCCGCGCTGGTCCGGCTGCTCGGCGAGGCCGGCGCCGACCTGCGGCTGAATAGCGCCGCGCTCGGGATCCGGGCCGGGCGCACCGGAGGCGTCGAGGTCGCCACCGAGGCCGGCATCGTCCGCGCCGACGCCCTGGTCAACTGCGCCGGACTGCACTCCGATCGGGTGGCGCGCCTGGCCGGGCTGACGCCGTCGGCCCGGATCGTGCCCTTCCGCGGCGAGTACTACGAGCTCCGACCCGAACGCCGCCACCTGGTCAAGGGCCTGATCTACCCGGTACCGGACCCGACGCTGCCGTTTTTGGGCGTCCACCTCACGAGGATGCTCGACGGCAGCGTGCACGCCGGCCCGAACGCCGTGCTGGCGCTGCGCCGCGAGGGCTACCGCTGGACCGACTTCTCCGCGAAGGACGTCGCCGAGGTGGCGGCCTTCCCCGGAACCTGGCGCCTCGCCCGCCGCTACGCGGTCCCGACCGGCCTGGACGAGGTCCGCCGCTCGTTCTCGAGGAAGCGCTTCGCCGCCAGCCTGGCCCGCCTCGTCCCGGCCGTCACCGAGCAGGACATCGTCCGCCACGGCTCCGGCGTGCGCGCGCAGGCCATGCGCCGCGACGGTTCACTGGTCGACGACTTCCTCATCGAGACCGCCCGCGACCAGGTGCACGTCCTGAACGCGCCCTCGCCGGCGGCCACCAGCGCGCTGGAGATCGCGCGGCATATCGCGGACCGGGTGACCGAGGGGAGGTGAAAGCCGAATCCCGAGGGGCGAGACCTTGAGGAGAAATTGATGGAATAATCCCGGCATAGTGGTAGAAACAAGCTCATGGTCGAGCGAGTC
This genomic window from Catenulispora sp. MAP5-51 contains:
- the lhgO gene encoding L-2-hydroxyglutarate oxidase, producing the protein MRNVVVIGGGIIGLAVAWELTGRGLGVTVLEKEADWAAHQTGHNSNVVHAGLYYKPGSFKARMSVAGNRSIVDFARRYDVPVEVCGKLVVATGQEEIPALDVLAERAVANGVPAKRITPAEAREYEPEVSCVAALRVESTGIIDYPGVCAALVRLLGEAGADLRLNSAALGIRAGRTGGVEVATEAGIVRADALVNCAGLHSDRVARLAGLTPSARIVPFRGEYYELRPERRHLVKGLIYPVPDPTLPFLGVHLTRMLDGSVHAGPNAVLALRREGYRWTDFSAKDVAEVAAFPGTWRLARRYAVPTGLDEVRRSFSRKRFAASLARLVPAVTEQDIVRHGSGVRAQAMRRDGSLVDDFLIETARDQVHVLNAPSPAATSALEIARHIADRVTEGR